The region CGTGCCAACACCATCGACATTCAAAACAATGCCGTCCGCGTTGCCTAACAGCACACTGGTCACCAGGCCGGAGACATAAACCGGATAAGAAGTTGTGCTCTCACCTTGGCGAGCCGTGATCTGAAAGCTATATTCACCTGCCGCCACTGGTTCACCGGACTCGCCCATACCATCCCATGTCCAGGGATGCGCGCCAGGCGGTAGATCGCCAAGCTCAATTTGCCGTACGGTCTGCCCATTCGCGTCTGTAATGGTCAAAACAGCATTTTGCACATAAGTATCTGCAACAAATTCGCCACTGACCGAACCACCCTGTTCAATCTGTCTTGTCGATGTCGGCACCAAAACCGATTGGCCAACTAATGTTGAAGCCTGAAGTGCCTGATTCGAGGTCATGGCCGCGGCAAAGCTGGAAAAGCTGCGCTCGAGACGCTGCAGGCTATCGACACTCGAAAACTGTGCCATTTGTGCAATGAACTCGCCGTCTTCCATAGGCTTAAACGGATCCTGATTGGCCAGCTGCGTGGTCAGAAGACGGAGAAA is a window of Gammaproteobacteria bacterium DNA encoding:
- a CDS encoding flagellar hook assembly protein FlgD, whose product is MPSISNIYQELGLRQAESGDGKRNDELSQEDFLRLLTTQLANQDPFKPMEDGEFIAQMAQFSSVDSLQRLERSFSSFAAAMTSNQALQASTLVGQSVLVPTSTRQIEQGGSVSGEFVADTYVQNAVLTITDANGQTVRQIELGDLPPGAHPWTWDGMGESGEPVAAGEYSFQITARQGESTTSYPVYVSGLVTSVLLGNADGIVLNVDGVGT